One genomic segment of Deltaproteobacteria bacterium includes these proteins:
- a CDS encoding oxaloacetate decarboxylase, giving the protein MSQAQSLRALLAQDRFLMAAGAYDVISARLVEDAGFPIVYYSGGVSAGALGYPDFGLRTLTEMVMQLEGVCRAVGTPVIADAEAGFGSVLNTARLVLDFERIGVAGLHLEDQDSPRRCGHLGGKVLVSAKEHAAKIRAATENRTNPDTVIIARVDAIAVHGLDDAIARADAYADAGADMLFFEAFESVKQMERVCTRFAKRLPLLVNMVEGGKTPFLPVRDLEDLGFKLAIYPVSSVLAASFQMRKALRALRETGTTQSVWHEMLPFGEVFNGLLGWDQALAFIDQYAEK; this is encoded by the coding sequence ATGTCTCAAGCTCAATCCCTACGCGCGTTATTAGCGCAAGATCGCTTCCTCATGGCCGCCGGCGCTTATGACGTGATTTCCGCCCGCCTCGTAGAGGACGCGGGCTTTCCCATCGTGTACTACTCCGGAGGAGTCTCGGCTGGCGCGCTGGGCTATCCGGATTTTGGCCTCCGGACGCTGACCGAGATGGTGATGCAGTTAGAAGGCGTGTGTCGCGCTGTTGGCACCCCGGTGATCGCCGATGCCGAAGCCGGGTTCGGTTCGGTGTTGAATACGGCGCGGTTGGTGTTGGATTTCGAGCGCATCGGTGTTGCTGGCCTCCATCTCGAAGATCAAGATTCTCCCCGTCGCTGCGGCCACCTGGGGGGAAAAGTATTGGTCTCGGCAAAAGAACACGCCGCGAAGATTCGCGCGGCGACCGAAAACCGGACCAATCCGGACACGGTGATCATTGCCCGCGTCGATGCCATCGCCGTCCATGGGCTCGACGACGCGATAGCGCGTGCGGATGCCTATGCCGATGCTGGCGCCGATATGCTGTTCTTCGAAGCCTTCGAGTCGGTCAAACAAATGGAAAGAGTCTGCACCCGGTTCGCGAAGCGCCTCCCCCTCCTCGTCAACATGGTGGAAGGTGGGAAGACACCCTTTCTGCCAGTGCGCGATCTCGAAGACTTAGGGTTTAAGCTCGCGATCTATCCGGTCTCCTCGGTGCTGGCCGCGAGCTTTCAGATGCGCAAAGCGTTGCGAGCCTTACGCGAGACCGGTACTACTCAGAGCGTATGGCACGAGATGCTTCCGTTCGGCGAAGTCTTCAACGGCTTGCTCGGCTGGGATCAGGCGCTGGCGTTCATCGATCAATACGCCGAGAAGTAA
- a CDS encoding MFS transporter: MEPTSSSRLRQDSPWLTIILASLSGLLAALDSSVNIAFPAISVAFQVDIALIQWVVVSYVLTYASLLLGCGRLADLLGHGRVLFWGILVSGLAFLACGLAPNFSWFLAARVVQGLGAALVLATAPALVTLAVPAEMRGRALGIFQMGAAVGFALGPLLGGVLVDAVGWRAVYLFRLVPAGVLVTLSLRQPRTLAQSFPSLHALDLPGVLTLAGSVAGLLLALNRSRDLGWASPLVMTLLVGAGGSFATFLAYERRSATPIIDLSLFRHAAFAIANALNVLANCAMFAIWLLVPYYLVNVLGYQATFGGLLLMACPLATAFAAPLAGRLSDSIGTGPLSAVGLGIESVGLWLLSRLDTATPELSVVAALSLVGFGLGVFQTPNMSFVMGTIPREQQGIAGGMSQMMRTLGVVLGVTGAGLLFSSRRAAYALQLHLADANAGQTFMPAFQDVFLVATVLSAAAFVMAISRR; the protein is encoded by the coding sequence ATGGAGCCGACATCTTCTTCCCGATTACGCCAGGATTCTCCCTGGCTCACGATCATCCTTGCCAGCCTCAGCGGGCTGCTCGCCGCGCTCGATTCGTCCGTCAATATCGCCTTTCCGGCTATTTCTGTGGCGTTCCAAGTAGACATCGCGCTGATCCAGTGGGTGGTAGTGAGCTACGTCCTCACCTATGCCAGCCTGCTGCTCGGGTGCGGGCGCTTGGCGGACCTGTTAGGCCACGGGCGCGTCCTCTTCTGGGGCATCCTCGTGAGCGGGCTGGCGTTCCTTGCCTGCGGGCTGGCACCGAATTTCTCGTGGTTTCTCGCGGCTCGGGTCGTACAAGGACTCGGTGCAGCCTTAGTCTTAGCCACGGCCCCTGCGCTGGTCACATTGGCGGTCCCTGCCGAGATGCGCGGACGCGCCCTCGGCATTTTTCAGATGGGCGCTGCTGTAGGATTCGCTTTGGGACCTCTGCTCGGCGGAGTGCTCGTCGATGCCGTGGGTTGGAGAGCGGTGTATTTATTCCGCCTCGTGCCTGCCGGGGTGTTGGTCACGCTCTCCTTGAGACAGCCACGGACCCTGGCCCAATCTTTTCCTTCCCTTCACGCCCTCGATCTTCCCGGCGTTCTGACCTTGGCTGGCAGCGTAGCCGGGTTGTTGCTCGCTCTCAATCGTAGTCGCGACTTAGGCTGGGCTTCGCCGCTGGTCATGACGCTGCTCGTGGGAGCAGGCGGAAGCTTCGCCACGTTCCTCGCCTACGAACGCCGAAGCGCTACTCCCATTATCGACCTCAGCCTCTTTCGTCATGCCGCTTTCGCGATCGCCAATGCGCTCAACGTCCTGGCCAATTGCGCGATGTTCGCGATTTGGCTGCTCGTTCCCTACTACCTCGTGAATGTGCTGGGGTATCAGGCCACGTTCGGCGGCTTGCTGCTGATGGCGTGTCCCCTGGCCACGGCGTTCGCGGCCCCGCTTGCCGGTCGCCTTTCCGACAGCATCGGCACTGGACCTTTAAGTGCGGTAGGTCTGGGAATCGAATCCGTGGGGCTGTGGCTGCTGAGCCGACTCGATACTGCGACGCCGGAGCTGAGCGTCGTGGCGGCGTTAAGCCTCGTTGGCTTTGGGCTCGGCGTGTTTCAGACACCGAACATGAGCTTTGTCATGGGCACGATCCCACGCGAGCAACAAGGCATCGCCGGCGGGATGAGCCAAATGATGCGCACCTTAGGCGTCGTCCTCGGCGTGACCGGGGCCGGCCTCCTCTTCAGCAGCCGCCGCGCCGCGTATGCGCTCCAGTTGCACCTCGCGGACGCCAATGCCGGGCAGACGTTCATGCCGGCGTTTCAAGACGTTTTTCTGGTTGCGACTGTGTTAAGCGCTGCAGCGTTCGTCATGGCCATCTCGCGTCGCTAA